Part of the Panicum virgatum strain AP13 chromosome 4N, P.virgatum_v5, whole genome shotgun sequence genome is shown below.
CATATggcaagaacaagcctgctacatcagccttctccaaaacggtgaatggaccaaggacagttctgtcaggtgccaaccgagtgcccatccacaacaacaacaccaacaacaacagtaaACAGgtgaggcagccccagcagtcatttggacgagcccgcgtcaaccacatcaacgcgcaggaggctcaaggtgctcagggcgtagtgctcggtgagtacctagtcagctcagctcttgcaacaatactatttgattctggagcatcacactcgttcatatcctcaagtattgtggaaaagcacaatatacctacagtactactaaaaacacccctattaacccggacgcctggaggtgacatcaagtgtcaactaggttgtctatgggtaaggatcaatttaagtggggtagaatttctagcagacctagtagtacttaagtctaaaggaatagacgtgatccttggaatggactggttaagccgacacaatagtctcataggttgtactgacaaggtggtacacctaacgaacccagaaggagtacgagtgacaTGCCATACCCGGGGAAATGGATTtgacccaatggtgtttagcatggaagcaaagtccttggaagaagtcccagtagtaaacgaatacccagatgttttccctgaagaactCCCCGGAATGCCActagatagggatatagagtttgtcatcgatcttgtccctggaacctctcttatagccaagagaccctataggatggcagcctctgaattggcagaactaaagaagcaactggaagaactacaacgaattggcttcatcaggccaagctcgtcgccttggggatccccagtcctatttgtcaagaagaaggatgggagtatgaggttgtgtgtagattaccggacgctgaacgaagttaccatcaagaataagtaccccctccccaggattaaTGACCTTTTTtatcagctaaaaggagccaagtacttctccaaaattgatctgaggtcaggatactttcagctcaagattagagaaagcgaCATACCAAAGACaacttttgtcacccgttacaggcagtttgagtttacagtgatgtcttttgaaaatctcatgaacaaggtatTTATGGACGAattggataagtttgtcgtagtcttcatcgacgacatacttatttactcgaagagtgtccaggagcacgagcaacatctgagggtagttttggaaaaagtTGAGAGCAAacaaactctatgcaaaattcagcaagtatgaattttggctagagaaAGTGGCTTTTATTGgacatattctgaccgcagaaggagtagcagtcgaccctgagaaagtcgaagcggtttccaattggcagcaaccaactaatgttagtgaaatcagaagctttcttgggttagctgggtattatcgaagaTTTATCGAGGGAttctccaagatagcccggcccatgacggaactacttaagaaggaaaagaagttcgTCTAGACAGAATCCTGCGAAAGAAGTTTTCAGGAATTGAAGCGAAGGCTGACAGCCGCTCCAGTACTAACCCTACCAtacattcatcgggattttgtcatttattgtgatgcatcccaaCAAGAATTAgggtgtgtactgatgcaagatgggaaagttgtTGCTTAcgcttcccgccaactcaggcctcatgagcagaactacccaacacatgatttggagtttgcagccgtggtgcatgccctcaagatttggaggcattatctaattggaaataagtgcgagatctatactgaccataagagtttgaagtatattttcacccagccagatttgaacttaaggcaaagaaggtggttagaaTAGGTTAAGGATTGTAATGtagaaattcattaccaccctggcaaagctaatgtgctagccgatgccttaagctggaaatcttatggacccaaggatgcccatctgcaggaagaaatagcacgattgaatgtgcacattgtccctcgaggttccattcGCAAGATGAGCATTCAACCCATCTGGAGGATAAAATCAGAAAGGCCCAAAGTTCGAACAAGGACTTGATGGAAATCCGAATGCAGACTGGAGAGAATAATGCACcggactttagagtggataatgagggaactttatgatataaaaatagaatttgtgtgccccaggaaGAGGACTTCCGGCGGataattatggatgaagcccataactcggcctactccatccatccAGGATctaccaagatgtatatggacttaaaacaaaaatactgGTGGAAGAGAATGAAAGCGGATATTGCACAGTTTTGTCGCCTattgtgatacttgtcaaaggatcaaggccgaacatcagaagccaacaggattgttgcaacccctacccatcccggtttggaaatgggatgagataggaatggactttgtagtgggtttgcccagaacacagaaaggacatgactccatatgggtaatagtggaccgacttacTAAAGCAGCTCATTttatacccgtacggaccaattaCAGTGGAATAAAGCTAGCTAAGCTTTATGTtgaaaatatagtaaagttaCATGGCgtgcctagcagaattgtttcagatagagggacccaattcacctctaggttttggaaaagcttgcataaagccatgggcaccaaattggatttcagctccgcctatcacccacaaacggatggtcaaacagaaagggtaaatcagattatgaaggatatgctgagagcatgtgtccttacctatggcaaggattaggaacaaagtttaccctatacagaattctcatacaacaacagtcACCAGGCAAGCCTAGGCATGTCGCCATTCGAGGCTCTTTatgaaagaaaatgcagaactcccctAATGTgctcagaagttggagaacgtgctctagtcggacccgcactcataaaggaagcagaaaaaagagtggccgagattagagaaaagccgaaggccgcccagtctcgaTTAAAGAGCTACGCAGACgagaagagacgagaaataagcttcaacccggGAGAGTTCGTCTACCTTAAAGTATCACCTATTCGGGGaactcgaagatttcaggtacaaggaaagttggcctctcggtacattggactgtaccgagttctgaagaaagtcggagccgtagcataccatttggagctaccagaaggaatgtcggatatacacctgGTGTTCCATGTGTCACAGCTAAGGAGATGTTTGAGAGTACTAGAGAAAGAGCATGTGCCAGAAGAAGAGATAGATCTACAGACCAATCTTCGATACCAGGAAGTACCTGTCAAGATTTTGCACACTGTCACTAGGAGAACAAGAAACtcagaagtacggatttgcagagttcagtggagcagacacggagtagaggAAACTACGTGGGAAAGTGAAGATGCCCTGAAGACAgagtttccccatctgtttaggagccagcTGAATCTCGAGGGCGatattcattttaagtggggtaggtttgtaacatcccaaaaattcaccaaattaaatcacgcgctaaatttgtttttcaaaagtttttcgtcgTTGGGCTCAAATCATTTTTCCCGCCCGATCCCCCGATCTTCCAAAAAACATGGtcccgacatccgaatccatcgtTGTCCCGTCTCCCTGTTCGCCCTTGTCCCGCGCGTCACGCCCGACCAGCGCGCGTGCGGGTGCAGTCGCGGTCGTCGCCGCGATCGGCGCCGGcacgatctctctctctctttctctccctctctttttctttttctttttccctccccttttcttttcttttctttttcctttttcctttttccctccccctctctcctttctccctctctcatttcttcctctcctctgccgcgtgcccccgagcgccgctcagctcgccgccgcccttgccccacgcgctgccgcgcgcgcccccgctCCCGTCCACGTTCGCGTGCGCGCGCCCCTGCACGCCGAGCCCCTCATCGCCTTGACGCAAGCCCTGCCCGCGTGTGCACACGCGCACCGCGTGGCCGTGCTGCTCGCTGCTGACGGCCCGCCCTGCTCGCCTGCCCACACGCCCTcgagcctcgccgcgccgcccgtcgctcaGCACCGTTGCCCtgtggccgcctcgccgctcgcgtgGCCATACTGCAGAGCCGAGTACGGCGCCCCGCCGAGCCGCACTGCTCGCGCACAGTGGCCGGCCCTTCCCCACGTGcgcctgcccgagccatcgTGTCGTCCtgagccggcctcgccgcccgtgcgccgctccgcgacgctcgcaagcggccaaacgccattaatggcgcccgcgAAGCTCGCCGGCCGACCACACTGCGGCCACCGCCCCACGGCTCTCCCCACCGCCTTACTCGGCCTATAAAGAGGCCCCTGCGCCGCTTCCCCAGCTCTACAGCCACCTCCACTGCCGCACGCCCTCCTCCTCTGCgcagcagcgccaccgccgcaagCTTGCTCCGCCGTCGTGCCTGCTTCCTGTGGCTGGCCCGCTCCGCTGCCTCCCTGCTCGAGCCAAGGGCCGAGGTAGGTGCCCgggccctccctctcccttttctctACGAGCACTCGCCCTGGCCGCCTCTGCTCGCGCTGTCCATGGCCGTCGCCCGGCCGCCTCGGCCATGGCCATTGCACCCCTCCCTGCGGGCCCCCTTATCTGAAATTGGGGGGGATCGACTCCCCATGGCTCCCTCCCTCTTTCCCCCctgaccccggccgccgccgtgccctgggccgccgccggcacccagcacccctcctcctctgctatgcgtcgggaggagggagaaaaaTGCAATTTTGCCTTTAAGCCCCTCCTCTTCTCCCATTTTAATTAAGAATCCCCACACTTTATAACCTTTTTTCCAAAAGGCCCTtccacttttatttatttagggAACTAGCCTCCACTATATAAACACAATTTCAATTATACCCCTACACTTTTCCAGAGTGGCCCcgatgttttcaaaaattacaaTCAAGCCTTTGCCCtcagaaatatttacaaaaaggcccTTGAACCTCGTTCGACCCCTAAACctgtcatttcatgcgccaaacaatctccgatcgacctgaaactttaccacgccatttctaacatagttttggccatgccatttgGAAACCGCACAAAactattactcctatctccatatcttaattgtttccgattcgagctcaacgatgaaacctttatttctttttcttaattgtgTGTTTGTTGGTATACGtcatagatcacggtgtgaacgagggagaacccgtcgacgagcagtactgcgagcaagtgaacgaggatcAGTTGCACAATCCCGAAcacgaaggacagtacctcgatcaggacttcccggaaggctttgaagacggcaagttcaatcccgccctttgatgcatattttgtcctagtttttataaacacaacctattggcctattttataaaatttcatatgttttgcctgctgaaaacatggttggatagccagcccttgatttgttataaccattccttgaccacctagattaatgtctgaatgtgatttgtttggacgttaatcgctgctagagcgCTTAGGACCATAAACACGAtagaacttgttttataaaaggaaaatgcgtGAGTGTGAGGGaagagaaaaatttgaaattttcgaaagataagtttagacaagatggatggcacttctgtgtgatttgccataTAGTGTGCTCATGCCTGCGTGGTTGGGCAAGAAAggaagatatccatcttgtcacaattaaggaccgagttggtgtgtcatctcacctaactccactatcgtgaaaaccactcgaccgttgactgggcaacgacttagtataaaccccactagttagtctgatagccattaggagtgctgagagcaacgggtgatcaagaagaagggattagctctgtgtgacttatgcctcggttaaaacctctgtgataggtcaatgaccccttgatggatcccgtgatggctagtcaggtctagctaaggtgagtaatggctttgttgggatctgcaccgacactacggtgatcgagctgtggtaccccgcttgtgggtaaagttgcacacctctgcagagttaagaatctattcgaatagccatgcccacggtactgggcaagttacggtgtggtcacataactagtcttctgggattggatgggttggcgtgagttgttttggaaaagtgtccggcagttgtgccaagtgctacggcggatgaggagtccggtagcaacttaaaactgggatcctgtgtggatcaaccctacgtgttactTAGTGCAAAATAATGGCTTTTGAAAactcctttctttcaaataaacccctgcataaaaattagcattccgcaaattaaatcatggccttatccttgatttaccttgtGCATGATATTCTGttatacccctccgtgggtgtggttggacttgctgagtatgtttgtactcatcccattcttaatttttacagaggaagatcgaTCCAGACTTCGtccccgaagacgttgagtagaggtccTGTCCTTCACCCAAcgttgcctgtggatagggtcacccgcaggaagttccgcatggcgcaagactctgacgaccccctcttcgtagttaatatcgtggtgtgggtgttagttgttatcctcgcaatagtggcgcttcactgcccactccagcgtagagttgtacggtgatgtaccatctaatGTAATAAAAATATTACCAGCCTCCTGGGattgatattgtatcacttttaaatcTTCTCTTATAAGGGGACGCTTCAGATCGCAGGGCAGGGTGGGTGGAATCACTGGGATGGGATGGGCTGGGCTACAAATCAGAGAGGGCTTAAACAAAcaagcatttcgtagtgtgctAGGAATTTTTCCATGCTGGGGTCCCCCTGGATCGGATCACAATCCTGGTTGATCTCGGGCTAAACGAACAAGGCCTCACACAGCTTCGAGCCAACGGGATTGAAGCAGAGAGATGACATGTAGGAGGTCGTGGCGGCGCAGCATCCTGGTTGGATGAGGTGAGCAGCGATGCGGAGGAGGTCGGGGGCAAAGTGGAGAAGGGGCATCAGGGATGGCACTGCAGTCCTGCGGAGAGCGCTCGGCGACGCGGGGGTGGGGAAAGCAGGGGCCGCCTAGGTGTGTGTGGCAAAACGGAGGGGGAAGACGAATGCACATGAATACAGAGGCGAACGGGTTGGAACTGTGCGAGGAGTCAAGGCAGTGCGCTAAAGGCCTCTTGGTATTGGAGATGGTTTCGATACTAATATCTAAAGCATCCAAACAGCTGATATTCCACATATTCAATGCCAATTTTAAATTTTATGCCTCAATATCTACATCCAAACCAAACAGTGTGTAAAGAATATAGATATTAAATAAGAACCATAGTTTGAGATAAATATAAACAGGATCTAAATATACGATCATCAAATGTTGATTATCTTTCACaaattatttagataatttcaATATACTGGCTCTAAGCCTTTTCTTAAGACTGATTCCGCATCAACCTAGTTGTTCTCATTGGTAGATCCAATAAACTTCTATTATTGCACTTTCATGTCATGCACTAATATTTTTTTCCTCTCCTATTGTAAAAAAATACTGTAAATTTCAAATGTATATACTTTTCAACCCGCTTTGCAATCCACTTGGCGTGAGGCCCCCACGGGCTGTGGCTATAGCCGAGCCAAGCCGACCTAAATTGGCGTGTGCCCGTACCGAGCTGAGTCGTGCCCTTGAAAACAAATGCGCGCCATCCTCTTCTCAGTTTATACTTtctccatcccaaattattagtcccAAATTATTAGCTGTTTTAGCTTTTATAGATTTATACATTTTTTATACATCTAGACATAATACATATATAAATGCGTAGTAAAGTTTATGAATCGAGAAAACCAAAACAACAAATAATTTGGAACGGGAGAGTATTTTGCCTTAAGCTGAAACTCTCGGGACTAGACGCCCTTTCGAAATTTGGAGGGCCCAACTCACTGAATATGGAGAATGTTATGGACCAAATTGGTTATTACCAAATTACAGGGTGATTTTAGTAATGCTTCCCAATAACCCAATTCAAAggcatattatattatattattaaaaaaaggcATATTTTGGGCCCAGCACCTCCCAGAATGCTGGGCTCGCTGTCGCGCCCAGCCCACCAACAAGCAGAGCCGTCCGTCCCCCGTCGTCCTCACGCCGCCGTCTCATTCCCCGCGCACCTCAGACCAGACAGACCTCACCAACCTGGCAGCCTCCCCGCTCGGCACCGCACATCGGCCAAGCCCCGCCGCCCGCAGCCAATCACACACACTCCCCAACCACCAGACCTCCACATCCCCCACCTCCTAGGGCTCACTCCCCACCCAAGTCAAAACAGAAACCTCTAGCTCCAGGCCAATTCCTCGACCGCATCGCCGACCGACCGACCGCCTCCATGGCCACCtccgccgctctcgccgcgctctccgccacggccaccgccgccggcaagctcctgctcctcccgcgcccctcgtccgccgcctcctccctctccttcgcCTCGCGCCGCCTGGGCGCCGCGGGGTCCCTCCGGGCCCGCGGGCTCCCCGGGTCCCCGGTCCGGGCCGCAGCGTCGTCCGCGTCGGcgccccccgcggcggcggccaagacCATCGCGGTCGGGGACCGGCTCCCCGACGCGACTCTCTCCTACTTCGACTCCCCCGACGGCGAGCTCAAGACGGTGACGGTGCGCGACCTGACGGCGGGGAAGAAGGTGGTGCTCTTCGCGGTGCCCGGCGCGTTCACGCCCACCTGCACCCAGAAGCACCTCCCGGGGTTCGTCGCCAAGGCCGGGGAGCTCCGCGCCAAGGGCGTGGACGCCGTGGCCTGCGTCTCCGTCAACGACGCCTTCGTGATGCGCGCGTGGAAGGAGAGCCTCGGGGTTGGCGACGAGGTGCTGCTCCTGTCCGACGGGAACGGGGACCTCGCCCGCGCCATGGGCGTCGAGCTCGACCTCTCCGACAAGCCCGTCGGGCTCGGCGTCCGGTCCCGGCGGTACGCGCTGCTGGCCGAGGACGGCGTCGTCAAGGTGCTCAACctcgaggagggcggcgcctTCACCAACAGCAGCGCCGAGGACATGCTCAAGGCGCTCTGAGTTGcgaccccctcctctcctcgctCGCCATGGTTTGTGCCTCCCTTACCTGAAAAAAAGTTAGCTTTCGTTTCTGAATGATGAATAATCGTTGCGTCAACGACGGTGGTGTCTTGTGTTggttgctgccgccgccgccgagagtTTGGTGACTGGCGAATTCTGCACACTTCACCTCAGCGTAACTACTGTGTAAGAGTTGTCATCTTGATGCGAAGTTTCTAGCGAACATGATAGCTCCTTTGTGATTGTGAACGTGCTCTGTTTGGCATCTTCTGATGGCATATCACTATTATCAGTTTTGTGTCGAGGTGCAATGGTTGCAGCTGCACtttttttgtgcaaaccaaagaGGGCGACCGCCCAGTTTTAATTGGAAAGTTCAGTGCTTCAGGCTTTGATGCGCACCTGACCAAACACGAAGGCGTTTTGATACAGGCACACTCTGCACATAATTTTGGTGCTATGGTTAGCTCGTTTGATGAGGGATCGACTTGGCTGAGTTGCTGCGTCCATGAAGTTTTATCAGACATTCCCATCTCATCATGTTTGCTGTTTCAGTTCGCGCAGCTTCACATAAGCAGAGCAGTTTTCTTAATGCACGCTGAAGCTTCTACTACGGCTGTAGTCATTTGGGAAGGGGTTGTGGGGATTCAGTTTTCTAAGGGTGCAGTGCAGGGGGGTCACATGCCTCCTGGAGGAGCAAAGGCCTCCTATTTCATTTGCTCTGCTAACATGACATCTCATTGTTGTTAGTCCATTATTATACTGCTGGCAATCAAACCTTTTCTAATGCCTTGCTATGCTCGTGTTAGAAAATTAGAGCTTAGACAAGACCACTACGGAACCTCTGAATTCTCAAACCAGATCGGATCTCAACCGAATATCATTTTTTAAATAAGGGAACCTCTGACTAGAGCGCtttctgttcggctggctggctgtggctggtaggTTGGTGGCTGATGTTGATTTGAtgtgagaaaaatactgttggctggctggctgataAGCCAGTTGAGCAGAGCGAACTTGAACTGAGCAGAAGCGTAAACACCTTGAACGGGATGTCTCTTATTGTTTCTGATGCCTACATTCTGGTAACAAGCTGAAGTTCCTCTTTTCTTCACTAGCATCTCAAGTCTTTTGGAGAAAGGTAAATTCCCCCTAGTGAAGGCATATGAAACATCCTATTGGAAGAATTAGTTTCTTTTCCCCTGGCAGATGCTAGCGTTTTCTAAGGCATTTACGCTTGTACTACTATCTGAGGAGTGAGGAAGGATGCTGGATGAAAAATCCTCGGCAACGGTAACTTAACTGCAACTGCTAATTTCTTATTCAAAGAAAGCGCGCTCTGCTGTGTAGCTGGTTCGATTAAGGGTTCGGAGCACATATGGTTTGCAGCGATGGATGTAGACTGTGGTAGCAGTAGTAAACATGATCCCTGACGCCTGGTTCTGCACTCTACCGTGAACAAAGGCACGGTGCACCTGAAGAAGCGAGACGGTGACTTGAGCGGCCTGCTGAACAGAAATACTCCTCCAGTGGCTTGTGGTTGTGGCCATGTACCCAGGTTTTCGGTAAAGTCTATTTATCACACGGTGCGGTTGAAATCCATCCAATTACAGAGGCGATGCTCCGTGCCTCATGTTCTTCCCCAAGCTAGGGAAGGAGGAGCGGCCGCCACGAGCTAGGGAAGGAGGAGCGGCCGCCACGAGCTAGGGGTGGGGTGGAGCAGccgaggggtgggaggtggagGGAGCGTCGCCGACAGCTGGGGTGGTGATTGAAGCAGCGGACCTTAGGGTTCCGAGGTTGCCGAGAGTGGAGGCGACTCCATAGCCACCGGCTCAAGAGAAAGGGGCTATGGGCAACAGTGGCAGTTTGGCCGGTTTGGCCGGCGGAGGATGAGATAGTGTGGGAGCACCGGTAGCCGGCGGTGGGGGTGagaaggtggcggcggtgagTGGGCAGCATGGCGACGAGATTAGTTAGCGGTGGCGGAGCCGGGAGCGGAGGACAAGGAGCCTTCTGCTACATCTCAGCGCGAGCTACAAATAGACGCCCCCAGGTTTCATCAACCATGCTTTCCGTTTTCGTTTTCGTTTCGTTTCCGCGGATGGATCCCCGGCTCGTCGTCGCGGTGAAACGCAGAGTCAGTCGCACGCGGATGCTCACAGCTGTTGTGTGTTTCTGACGGATGTTGCCGGCGGGCAGACATTGGTAATGCCCGATCAGCATGCCTGTGGTCGTTGGTCCGGTACAAACACCACCAGAACGTCAGGCTCTGGGCGCGCACAGCCGCCCGCACGGCCGCACAGCAGGCGTCATTGAGCAGTAGACACACAGCTAGCGACGCCATGTCATGTGGACTGTGGTGGTGTCTGCTGGGTTCCCGCGGCCACAGCCGGGCCGCCGTCGGCACGGCattgctgctgctcctggccTGCCCGGAGCACGGCACGACGGCGGGAgaacggcacggcggcgggcgcctgcgacggcggcgagctggccgcgagccccggcggcggcggccaactgCGACGGTGGTGGCAGGAGCGCTGCAGGAGCCGTTgacttttgtgtgtgtgtgtgtgaaagGGTATGTGAGGTGTGTAATTATCTCCAACTCCACCAGCTCTACTATTTGGTGGAGCACCTCTTGAGGAGCTCCAAGAAAAATCTAGAGTGGAGCTAGTTTTTCTTGGAATGGAGTGGAGCTGGTTGACCTGTTTGACTATTTTTTCATGGAGTGGAGCTGTTTTTGGTGGAGTAGAGCTCTCCCAAACACCCCCTACATATCGATGCCGTGCCAATGGTAGTACCTAGCAGGAAAAGGAATCAGACTATCAGCGAAACCTCATATCTGCATAATAGCTCGGTTTGATTACAGCAGTCATGGACGTCTGGTATTTGCAACTaaggattcaaatgtgtcaCCTTTTCTGTTCCCCGTCCCAAAATATAATAAAATTTAGACTTTGTCAAAGGCAAACAtttttcatctttgaccaatagtATCTCAAAGAATAATTGTttttaaatagaaaatattACATATCGTTATAGTTGGTTTCATTAGGAATAAACTGATATCACTTTTATGTTGTCaatgtttatatttttttaccatCTACTGTTAAAGTTTGATAGGTTTGACTTgcaaaaaatctaaaaatagtTATATTCTGGGACAGAGGTAGTACTTCGTTTCTTTGGCTTTGGAATATCCAACAGAATTAGTCACATGACAAGATTCCCCAGGAGAATGTCAAACAGTAGCATTGACCATTCCATTTCTTACTTTGCCAGTCATACAGCAAAGCTCACTATTTAAATCAGCACGCTGCAATATGCTTTTCATGTGCACTGGATCACCACTACACCAGCTATCATGACTATAGTAAGTAAACAGTGAACATGATCATCCAATAATCATTAAAGAATTTGCCTAATAAGATTTTGGTATGAACAATCTACAAAGCAAAATACAAGCCGTTGCCACCTCATTTATTTCCctaacttctttttttttctcgaaacaTATTACAGAAAGAAAATAGAACTAAGACTCAAAACAACCCATCTCCGAGTCATTATTTGTGGTTCTCTAAAATTAAAACTTGCAAACCTTATTTTTATCTTACTGTGTCCAATTGAAATGGTACTGCCGTGCATAGGCCCTTTTCTAGATTAAAAGATCTCAAGTATTGGGCTGGCAGATTTGGGCTTAATCTCTCACTAAGTCTGTGTGGGCTCAGCCATCCGGCAAAACATACAGGCCGAAGTGCTAGACTAAATTAAAATCTTACCACCCCTATTTTTGCTCAAAAGAATTGTTGACGTAGAATTGAccaacacacaagcgctagaacgcgcaggatcGCAACAATCAGAACCTGACGAAACTCGCCGGCGACTGGTCAGGCCGGTCGCGctaaccggtcggaccggtcggacGCAGAGAGGCTTCGCGAAGACCTAAAACCACGAGAtcaggagggaccccgtcggagctcgcagatctaggattgtcttgaggtcggcaggtCACTCAAGACGCCCTTAAACGTCGTAGAGATGAACAAAGAACAacacgaggttggaaaagctagggtttaagaaaaatagaaaaatagtagagtgattgattcgattgggtagttggacctcaatcggccgtggc
Proteins encoded:
- the LOC120671188 gene encoding peroxiredoxin-2E-1, chloroplastic-like, with translation MATSAALAALSATATAAGKLLLLPRPSSAASSLSFASRRLGAAGSLRARGLPGSPVRAAASSASAPPAAAAKTIAVGDRLPDATLSYFDSPDGELKTVTVRDLTAGKKVVLFAVPGAFTPTCTQKHLPGFVAKAGELRAKGVDAVACVSVNDAFVMRAWKESLGVGDEVLLLSDGNGDLARAMGVELDLSDKPVGLGVRSRRYALLAEDGVVKVLNLEEGGAFTNSSAEDMLKAL